Proteins co-encoded in one Nicotiana sylvestris chromosome 7, ASM39365v2, whole genome shotgun sequence genomic window:
- the LOC104246361 gene encoding uncharacterized protein gives MAVLCNAIPACPVTHTLRVTSSKVAVCSSSRVSVPQLHLSDSPFVPEVNKAVDSLSKEFREVDNLVARNTARVLRAFQRVRVGSHHFGGSTGYGHEEAGGREALDDAFAEIFGAESAIVRAQFFSGTHAITCALFAFLRPGDELLAVAGAPYDTLEEVIGKRDSGGLGSLKDFGVEYREVPLAEDGGLDWDALKTSLRPHTKCALIQRSCGYSWRRSLSVTEIGQAINIIKMQNPSCLVMVDNCYGEFVDDIEPPMVGADLIAGSLIKNPGGTIAPCGGYVAGRKRWVEAAAARLSAPGLGVDCGSIPGDIMRTFFQGLYLSPQMVGEAIKGSFLIAEVMAARGYKVQPLCRVKRHDTVQAVQLGSREHLLSFCEAVQRSSPVSSFIRPVAGATAGYASEVIFADGTFIDGSTSELSCDGPLREPFSVFCQGGTHWTQWGLVLGEVLKSL, from the exons ATGGCGGTGTTATGCAATGCCATCCCTGCGTGTCCTGTTACGCATACTCTGAGAGTAACATCATCTAAAGTTGCAGTGTGTTCGAGCTCTCGAGTCTCAGTTCCTCAGCTTCATCTTTCCGATTCTCCCTTTGTCCCTGAG GTTAACAAGGCAGTTGATTCTTTGTCGAAAGAGTTCAGAGAAGTTGACAATTTAGTGGCTCGCAATACTGCCCGAGTTTTGAGAGCTTTCCAAAGGGTCAGGGTTGGGTCTCAT CACTTTGGTGGTAGCACGGGCTATGGTCATGAAGAAGCTGGTGGACGTGAAGCCTTGGACGATGCTTTTGCAGAAATTTTTGGTGCTGAGTCTGCAATCGTTCGAGCACAG TTCTTCTCAGGTACTCATGCTATCACTTGTGCGTTATTCGCTTTCTTAAGACCAGGGGATGAG CTGTTGGCGGTGGCTGGTGCACCTTATGATACTCTGGAGGAAGTTATTGGAAAAAGGGATTCTGGTGGATTGGGTTCCTTAAAAGACTTTGGAGTAGAATACCGGGAAGTCCCC CTTGCAGAGGATGGCGGGCTTGACTGGGATGCACTTAAAACATCTTTAAGACCTCATACGAAGTGTGCACTCATACAGAGATCATGTGGTTATTCCTGGCGTCGCAGTTTGAGTGTAACTGAGATAGGTCAGGCCATCAATATAATCAAG ATGCAGAACCCAAGCTGCCTGGTCATGGTAGATAACTGCTATGGTGAATTTGTTGACGACATCGAACCTCCTATGGTG GGTGCTGACCTAATTGCGGGCAGTTTAATAAAAAATCCTGGTGGGACAATTGCACCATGCGGTGGATATGTTGCAGGAAGAAAAAGATGGGTGGAAGCAGCAGCTGCCCGTCTCTCGGCTCCAGGACTTGGAGTTGATTGTGGCTCGATCCCTGGTGATATAATGAGAACTTTCTTTCAGGGTTTATACCTCTCACCTCAAATGGTTGGTGAAGCAATAAAG GGAAGCTTTCTGATAGCTGAAGTCATGGCAGCTAGGGGATATAAAGTGCAGCCACTTTGTCGGGTCAAGCGTCATGACACTGTGCAG GCAGTACAACTTGGAAGCCGTGAGCATCTACTTTCCTTTTGCGAGGCTGTTCAGAGAAGTTCTCCTGTCAGTTCTTTTATCAGGCCTGTTGCAGGTGCGACTGCTGGCTATGCATCTGAG GTAATTTTTGCTGATGGAACCTTCATCGATGGAAGTACTAGCGAGCTCTCATGTGATGGGCCGCTAAGAGAGCCTTTCTCTGTTTTTTGTCAG GGTGGCACTCATTGGACGCAGTGGGGACTAGTTTTGGGGGAGGTTTTGAAATCTCTATGA